From the genome of Homo sapiens chromosome 6 genomic scaffold, GRCh38.p14 alternate locus group ALT_REF_LOCI_3 HSCHR6_MHC_DBB_CTG1:
CTGTTCTGTTTTATCTTCTGTCAGCTCCTCTGGTGCTATGCCTATGGTACTGATtgagctaaagaagaaaagagaggaggttCCCTGGGAGGGAGTGGGAAAGGTTAGTAAGAGGGGACTAGATAGGTATGCTCATCCTTAACCTTCTAGGAGAACCGGAGCCTTACCATCAAACTTCGGAAACggaagccagagaaaaaggtaGAATGGACAAGTGACACTGTGGACAATGAACACATGGGCCGCCGCTCATCCAAATGTGAGTAATTGTTGGCCCGCAGTAGCCCTGGAGTTCTGGCTCCCTTCAGCATATCTTGTATCTACTCATATCCACTGGCTTTCCAGAAGCCCCCAGATGTTCATAGTTCTGTCACTTTTTTGGTGGTGCTGTGGTATCAGGGAAAGAGGTAGGGAAGGGCTAGAACTGGAATTGCCTAGGTCTGACAGCAAGAAGTGTCAGAGGTGGGAGAAGTGGGGCTTTGAATTCGTGGCTCTCTAAGAGGACAAGAGGGGTGGGGCCTGAGTCCCAGAGGGTGGGCCTGGGGAAGCTGGATCCTGGAAGGTAGGAGAAAATAGGAATTTTCACTGAGTTTGAGTGGGAATGGAACTGACTATATATCTTACCCTTCCTCCTCTTTAACTGGGCTCCTCCCTCTAAATCTAGGCTGCTGTATTTATGAGAAACCTCGGGCCTTTGGCGAGAGCTCCACGGAAAgtgatgaggaggaagaagagggctGTGGTCATACACACTGTGTACGTGGCCACCGCAAAGGACGGCGTCGTGCAACCCTAGGACCGACCCCCaccacccctccccagcctcctgaccCTTCCCAGCCCCCTCCAGGGCCAATGCAGCACTAAATCCCTCTCTCCTCCAGCATTCCTGTGTCTGTCTGGCCCTAAATGTATCCATGTGGCTACTTCTCcagccccctccttccctctcttctgcctgatagagggaagaggaagaggaggacgaACAGAGATCCTGAAATTCTGACTTGCTGCTATTCCAGAACCCAGCCTCCTGGGTTTCCCCAGTCCTCATTTTTCCTCCCAATACCCACCCTTCTCTCTCGAGGGATCTAGGCACCTTGGTCCCAGTGTCTTCCTTTTGTTCTCACTGCCAAACTGCCTGTCCTGGGATCTAGTTATCTTGGCCCTGCACTCTCAACATGAGTAGCGAACACTTAAATTGGGTTTTCAACAGTCCCAGCTTTCACTGCCAGGGTCCCAGTCAGATTCCAGGAATTTGCGCCCTAACTTTGCTTGCTAATCCTGGTTTAGAGCTATCCCACTAAAATATTTAATCCTAATTCTTAGTCCTTGCCTGTGAGATATGAGGTCTTACAGGAGACCTCAGAGCTCCCAGCCCTTCTCCTCCTGCTAACCCTTCTCACACCCTCAAGAGGAGTTAGAAAAGAGGTCCTTGTCATTCTCACCTCTTATGGAAAATGGAATAAGAAATAATCATATCCTTTCTTCCCACCCTTCTCCTGTTATTTAGGATTTCTGACAAAGCTGGCTTGAGATTGGTCACTTAGAGCCGACTGTCtcctctgccttttgtttttcAGCTTCAGAGACAGATCCAATATAGTCCCAGGGACCTGGGTCtctgggagaggaaggaagagggagggagcaaAGAGATTGGGGTATGTCCCCTGTAGTACACTCTTACCTCTTACTTCCTAGACTTTGATTTCTCCGGCAGCCCAGATGTTCAGTTCTCTTGGCCCCTCTCTACCCCTTACTGGGATCTGGTTTTCATTTTCCGGTCCTTTTGCCATACACAGTTACAGAGATCAGTCAAATCCATACCACCACTGAGATCTCATTTATTGCCACAGATGcacaaaataaataacccaaaaTCACAAAATGTGTTAAATATGGGCCCATTTATACTTATGGGGAAGGGTGTGAGACTATACACAAGGATGAGTTTGGAGATGTCTGAAGTATTCCCAGGttgaggaggagagaggggaaatAGCACCATTGGTTCCTTTCCGTGAGTATGTGCGGGGAGAAGTTTCAAGAAGGTTCTTATGGAAAAAAGGCTGTGAGCATAGAAAGCAGTCATAGGAGGTTGGGGAACTAGCTTGTCCCTCCCCACCCCCGGATCCTGCAAAAGAGGTACAAAGCTTCCCAGAGGGCCACAGGGCCCAGACCAGAGTCAAGCCTCTTGTTTTAGGAGAAACCTCAGTGGACAGGCAGGGTAGCCCAGTCCTTAGATCTGTGGGGAAGGCCCTGAGCCCTTCTGGAGCTAGGAGTGGCAAGAGTGGGAGTCAAGTATTTGACCAGCAGAGCCTCTATGTAGGAATCATGGTCACTTTACCAATACTGATGGGGAGGGCCTGTTCCCCATTGCAGGCCTAGAATGGTTTGAATGGGAGAAGTCAGGAAGTACTGTAGTAGCTGTAGGGGAGAGAAGATTCTGAGAGCCAGAAGGCAGGAATGGATTTGGTTTTGAGCAGGGACGTGGAAACGTGGAGACCAGGTGAGGTCTCATTATTTTGGGGCGAAAATGTGGGTTGCTATTAATACTCCTGCAATGGGCGTGTGAATGTGTTCCCAGAAATGAGTGGGGAATTCCACCCCCAAAAAGCAGCTGCAGGGCCAGTGGCCGGGCCAAACTTCTAGTTGGAGACGAGACTCAGCTTTCCGCTGGTACAATGCGGAGCGGAGCACGAGGGTCGCAGGTGCAGAACAGCGGGAAGATGCGCTCCCCCAGGGGGCCAGGCGCCTGGAAGGCGTAAAGCAGGTCGAGTGAGCGGCCGTCGTAGAAGGCCACGCGGCCCCGCTCCCAGTCCAGGTCCACGCGAATGCGCCGCGGCGGGGGCTCAACACCGCCCAGCAGGGTGGGTTCGGGTGCCGTGAGGGCCCACAGGCGGCCGCCGCGGCCCTCCACGGCCCACACGGCCCCCGCAGGGCACAGCCTTACGCAGCCCTTGCGTTGCACTGATTCCCCGGCCGCGCCCACTGCATAGTGGCTCTCCTCGTCGTCCGCATCCTCCCCAGAAGAGTCTCTGCAGGAGGCGGCGTccgcagtctccacctcccagcagtgGCGGCCGGCCCCGAAGCCCTGCGCACCCAGCACAGCTGGGAGCTGATCGAAGCGCTTGGGGCCGTCAGGGGGCGCGGGCGTCCCTGGTGGGGCCAGTTGTACGCTGCGGCGGTCGGCGGAGATGAGCAGGCGGCGGTGTGCGGTCCCAGGGTCCAGGGTCAGGTCGGCTGGAGacggggaggcagggagaggaccTCATGAGAGAGTTTTCTAAATCACAGGCGGGGTAGGGTGGAGAATAGTCAACGAAGATCACGTAAAAGACTGAGAGCTAGTGACCACACAACAGCTCAAAAGGCGACTGCAGGACCAAAAAGAAGGAAGGCATATGAAGAGCAGACCTGGGCAATATCAGACCTTGTACTGATGCACCACTTCTGTAGAATTGGACCTGGGGAAGGATCATACTGGCCCAGTGCAGGGAGCACAGCAGGAAGATCAAATGAGAGGTTGTCTCgtttgtggggttgggggaggaagagTGAGGCTGATCTGACTTCGAGGGAGGAGTAAGGACTGATACCTCAATCTGCATCATCTGGGGTGGGGCATGGGAGCTGGGTCAGCAAAATGGGGAAGGTTCATCTAAAGAGAAAGTCGTACTGATACTGGAACCTCAAGTAATGGGAGGGGCACAGGGAGGAATCCAAGGTATCCTGAGAAACCAGCCCACCCACCCACAGgaattggggggtggggtggacaGTCCTATTTCTGTAGGGGTTgtggggcagaggaggagagCAGGTGGTGATAGCCAGAGACCAGAAAAAGAACCATTGGCCTTATATGTATGGGgtgctttgaagaaaaatttcTGGATTAGGGGTGTCAGAAGCAATCTGGACTGGGCAAGATGGTGGATGACCAAGATGGTGGACCACCTTCTCTAGGCAGTTTAAAGAAGGGTAGAGGCACCCTTCTTCTTGGGAGTGAGTGAGGAAAGAAGGGTCAAGGAGatgctggggtccccttccaggGAGGAGTGACGAGAGGTGGTGGAAGCAGAGATTTTTGAGAGGCACCTAACCTTCAGGGATCTGTTGTTTGAATGTAtgaaaaaggaagagggaaaatggCTGGAATATGAGGAATCGAGGATAGACATTGTTATAGGCTGAACTGTGCCCTCccccactccacacacacacacaaagataggTTGAAGTCCTCCAAACCTCAGAATGTTACCttgttttgaaacaggatctttacataggtaatcaagttaaaatgaaggtcattagggtgggctctaatccagATTGCTGACttacaaaaagaggaaatttggacacagagacaaatgcatacaaaagaaaatgtgcaGACCTATCACCCAAAGAACATGTGAGGCTACCAGAGGCTAGGAGacaggcatggaacagattctgtCTCATGGCCGTCAGAAGGAACCAacactgctgacaccttgatttcagacttctaccTCCTGAACTTTgagataaatgtctgttgtttcagccacctACTTTGCGGTGCTTCATTAGAGCAGTACTAGGAAActaatgcagacatcaaaaaggaCCTGATCACTTTTTAGggctaaaaggaagaaaatctaaCACAGACTTTCATTCaattcccttccctcccttcttctttccttaccTGTCAGTCTATGAAGCATTTTTTTGACCACTGGATAATCTTCAGGGAGATCATCCTCTGAATTAGATGACTTGGATGTTGGGACTTCAAATCTACACAGATGAGGGGAAGGGTCAGGAAATCAGCCCTCTGATCCTAATGCCCCCACGCATACCCCACTCACATCTCTGGAGGAAGAAGGGATGAGACTATACCCCAGAAAACCTGCCTATTAATGGGAACAAAGGTGTGGGCCCAGTGAGAACGTGATGGCTATGGCAGCTGGTGAGAAAAGGAGGGAACAGAAAAGTGGAACTCACCGTCTCCATGTCTTCCTCATATCCTAGGATGGGCAGAAACAAACATGGATGTGAGCTCTGGGCTTCATTCCCTGGGGCATCCTTCCCTATCTCTCCCCTCCTCAGGTGAGTTCTGTCTGAGTTAGCAGTGTCCCTCCTCACCTTTCAGAGTGATCTCACCTCTTTACACACTGTGCTCCTTTCCCTCTCAttctcctccttcacctttcatgatccctccttcctctcacccCATCACTTTTCCCTCATCCTCCTAACTCCATCCCCACTGTCCTCCCCCTTTCCACTCCCCAAGGGTTCTCAATTCTCTTTTCCCAGGCTCGTCCATGACTGTTTCTTGTCCTCAGAGCCCTTGCCTTCCTTGCTGCCTCCTCAGTCccattctctgtctctttcagcgGCCCCATCCTTATCTACCTTCCCCAGTGCATCCCAGAAAAACAtctgtcccttcctccctccatcacACAGACCAAACACACACCCAGAGCCCTCGGGCTAAGAGTTGGTATATAAAAGCCTTACAATAAAGCTGCTTCCCCTCTTGCAATAAAAGCCCAGTGGCATTTATTGGGCCCTTTGCTTTGTGTCTCTGGACCCTGGCCAGGGAGGCAGCTAGACTTGAATGTGTCCCAAAAGGCCCAGCAGATCCACAGAGTACTATGGGAGCCAGGAGAGGGCACTGGATGCTCCCCTCCAAACACTGGGATACCGACCCCTCCACTTCACTGTCTAGTGCTGATGGCTGGAGCAGGCCGATATGGTGGAGCGGGGGAGAGAGAAACAATTTGCATAATTGTGCCAATTACTTTCAGACTAATTAGGTCTATGAAGACTTCAAAGGGCAGAAGCAAGACCCAAGACCAGCTTGGCTGCTGGGAAGAAGCCAGTCAGGAGTCCCAGACGCCCAGGGGTCGGTCGGGCAAGGGAATGGGCTGGTTAGTGGCCAAGGAGCCGGGGCCCAGGAGAGGCGCGGTGGGTAGATGGGTGGTAAGACTGGGATGTGGAGAGGAGCCAGAGGCCCCAGCGGCTGTTCTCCCGCACCTCGCCTCCACCCCTGGCCGCTCCTGCCTGGGGCCTTGGGAGGAGCCgaaataacaataacaaacaacACAGGGCTTAGCTTGAGCCAGAGTCCGAGACCAACCCCCACGACGCTACGGGGAGGTTTGGATATGCCCCAACCCCTtgctcccttcctccatcctcttgtcagtcccctcctccccagctttTTCTCCGCCCCCAACCCACCAGCCCAGCCTCCTGCTCCCGCTCCTCTAAGCAGGTTCTGCCCTCGCCCACCATCCTCCCAGGACCCCTCCTCACCCTCAGCTGGGTCGGCTCTCCCTTCCGCCCGCCGCTCCCTCCCCTCCGCCAGCTCTCCTCCTCCCGGGCGCCTGCGGCTGCCCTGCCAAAACTTCTGCAGTTCCCATGCCCTTCGCGGCGACTCCAGGGCTCTCCGCGTTCTATCCGGtaccccttctctgcctccccagtcTCTTCTCTCCAGCCCCTCTCACAAGGCTCAGGCATCGGTCCAGCCTCCTCCCCTGTGGACCAAGTGTCAACTCCATCCATCGTCCTTCCGGGCGCCTCTCACCTTGAGGACCCAGGGTCCTCGCCCCCTCATCCTTTGcttttctctccccaccccatccttTGCCTAAACTTCCACAGGGCCTCCGGCTCCAGACGTGCCATTCCCGGCTTCCCCGGGAATCTCCCGCTTCCACCAACAACTCCGCGACGCGCGCCCAGCCTCACCTCTCCGGGCAGGTCCAGGCAGCCCATGGTGGGGATGCGCCCCCCTCGGCGTCTCCCCGCACgggccccaggctcagccagctTCTCTCGCAGCTCGCGGCTGATTCGCACCTCCACCGCCAGCCGCACATTAGACCTCAGGCTGCGGCGGGGACACGGCAGGCCGCAGCAGGGACAGGCGGTGGGGGAAGCCTCGGTGCCGGTCGCCGGCGGAGTCCCCCAGCGGCGGGCCAGACACGCGCGGCAGAAGCTGTGCTCGCACGCCAGAAGCACCGGGTCCTCGAAGGAGCCCCCGCACAGAGGACACGTCGCCAGCTGCTCCAGACGCTCCACCAGCCCCGGGCCCAGCTCGGGCGCATCCATGGAAAGCCAGGATCTGGACGCCGCCCCTTCCGCGACCACCGTGACCGCCTTCGAGCGCGCAGATGGCGGGCCGCCCCTGCTGCTTGCTGTGTAGATGCCCTTCTCTCCGACTCCCGCATTAACTTTTGCCGCTTTCCGCCCCTCTCCTGGGATTGCCTCTCTCTTCAACCAGAGTCTCAGTCTCGTCAAATCTCTCCACCACATCAGGCTTTATAGGGAGGGAGGAGGCTCCCACGGGAGGTAAACACCAGGCCTTGCGTAACGCCTCATCTGGTTCTCCTGCTTCCCGGGTAAGGtttgggggagcagggaggggagaATAGCACACCTGGTTCCCAGAGCCTAGGAGGCGGTCACTAGAGGGCGCTCTGGGGCGGGGTAGCCCTGTGTGGGGAGGGTAGCCCCCTGTGACCCCCCGAAGAGCCCCAATTTTACCTTCCCCTCCGCCTGTGGTACGCGCATGGGCCGGGTGCCCAGGCTCACTCTTGGCATGTGCGCCCACATTGCCAAGGTGCGAGTCATTCCAGGTGGCTGGCACACCTACATCTGGGGGCTGGGGGCCGGAAGCACAGATCCTGGTTTGTGTGGCTTTGGCAAGCCTCTGAGTGTTGATGTGTGGTTTTCATTCCTGGTGCCTCTCGCctttccatcttccttccttACCTATTAAGGGCTTAAGGGCATTCTGCAGCTCTGGGGTAAGGGGTGGGGAGCAGGCGCCCACACTTCGGCCTCAGGGAGTCGGGGCAGAGCTCTTTCAGCTCTACCTCTGGCCNNNNNNNNNNNNNNNNNNNNNNNNNNNNNNNNNNNNNNNNNNNNNNNNNNNNNNNNNNNNNNNNNNNNNNNNNNNNNNNNNNNNNNNNNNNNNNNNNNNNNNNNNNNNNNNNNNNNNNNNNNNNNNNNNNNNNNNNNNNNNNNNNNNNNNNNNNNNNNNNNNNNNNNNNNNNNNNNNNNNNNNNNNNNNNNNNNNNNNNNNNNNNNNNNNNNNNNNNNNNNNNNNNNNNNNNNNNNNNNNNNNNNNNNNNNNNNNNNNNNNNNNNNNNNNNNNNNNNNNNNNNNNNNNNNNNNNNNNNNNNNNNNNNNNNNNNNNNNNNNNNNNNNNNNNNNNNNNNNNNNNNNNNNNNNNNNNNNNNNNNNNNNNNNNNNNNNNNNNNNNNNNNNNNNNNNNNNNNNNNNNNNNNNNNNNNNNNNNNNNNNNNNNNNNNNNNNNNNNNNNNNNNNNNNNNNNNNNNNNNNNNNNNNNNNNNNNNNNNNNNNNNNNNNNNNNNNNNNNNNNNNNNNNNNNNNNNNNNNNNNNNNNNNNNNNNNNNNNNNNNNNNNNNNNNNNNNNNNNNNNNNNNNNNNNNNNNNNNNNNNNNNNNNNNNNNNNNNNNNNNNNNNNNNNNNNNNNNNNNNNNNNNNNNNNNNNNNNNNNNNNNNNNNNNNNNNNNNNNNNNNNNNNNNNNNNNNNNNNNNNNNNNNNNNNNNNNNNNNNNNNNNNNNNNNNNNNNNNNNNNNNNNNNNNNNNNNNNNNNNNNNNNNNNNNNNNNNNNNNNNNNNNNNNNNNNNNNNNNNNNNNNNNNNNNNNNNNNNNNNNNNNNNNNNNNNNNNNNNNNNNNNNNNNNNNNNNNNNNNNNNNNNNNNNNNNNNNNNNNNNNNNNNNNNNNNNNNNNNNNNNNNNNNNNNNNNNNNNNNNNNNNNNNNNNNNNNNNNNNNNNNNNNNNNNNNNNNNNNNNNNNNNNNNNNNNNNNNNNNNNNNNNNNNNNNNNNNNNNNNNNNNNNNNNNNNNNNNNNNNNNNNNNNNNNNNNNNNNNNNNNNNNNNNNNNNNNNNNNNNNNNNNNNNNNNNNNNNNNNNNNNNNNNNNNNNNNNNNNNNNNNNNNNNNNNNNNNNNNNNNNNNNNNNNNNNNNNNNNNNNNNNNNNNNNNNNNNNNNNNNNNNNNNNNNNNNNNNNNNNNNNNNNNNNNNNNNNNNNNNNNNNNNNNNNNNNNNNNNNNNNNNNNNNNNNNNNNNNNNNNNNNNNNNNNNNNNNNNNNNNNNNNNNNNNNNNNNNNNNNNNNNNNNNNNNNNNNNNNNNNNNNNNNNNNNNNNNNNNNNNNNNNNNNNNNNNNNNNNNNNNNNNNNNNNNNNNNNNNNNNNNNNNNNNNNNNNNNNNNNNNNNNNNNNNNNNNNNNNNNNNNNNNNNNNNNNNNNNNNNNNNNNNNNNNNNNNNNNNNNNNNNNNNNNNNNNNNNNNNNNNNNNNNNNNNNNNNNNNNNNNNNNNNNNNNNNNNNNNNNNNNNNNNNNNNNNNNNNNNNNNNNNNNNNNNNNNNNNNNNNNNNNNNNNNNNNNNNNNNNNNNNNNNNNNNNNNNNNNNNNNNNNNNNNNNNNNNNNNNNNNNNNNNNNNNNNNNNNNNNNNNNNNNNNNNNNNNNNNNNNNNNNNNNNNNNNNNNNNNNNNNNNNNNNNNNNNNNNNNNNNNNNNNNNNNNNNNNNNNNNNNNNNNNNNNNNNNNNNNNNNNNNNNNNNNNNNNNNNNNNNNNNNNNNNNNNNNNNNNNNNNNNNNNNNNNNNNNNNNNNNNNNNNNNNNNNNNNNNNNNNNNNNNNNNNNNNNNNNNNNNNNNNNNNNNNNNNNNNNNNNNNNNNNNNNNNNNNNNNNNNNNNNNNNNNNNNNNNNNNNNNNNNNNNNNNNNNNNNNNNNNNNNNNNNNNNNNNNNNNNNNNNNNNNNNNNNNNNNNNNNNNNNNNNNNNNNNNNNNNNNNNNNNNNNNNNNNNNNNNNNNNNNNNNNNNNNNNNNNNNNNNNNNNNNNNNNNNNNNNNNNNNNNNNNNNNNNNNNNNNNNNNNNNNNNNNNNNNNNNNNNNNNNNNNNNNNNNNNNNNNNNNNNNNNNNNNNNNNNNNNNNNNNNNNNNNNNNNNNNNNNNNNNNNNNNNNNNNNNNNNNNNNNNNNNNNNNNNNNNNNNNNNNNNNNNNNNNNNNNNNNNNNNNNNNNNNNNNNNNNNNNNNNNNNNNNNNNNNNNNNNNNNNNNNNNNNNNNNNNNNNNNNNNNNNNNNNNNNNNNNNNNNNNNNNNNNNNNNNNNNNNNNNNNNNNNNNNNNNNNNNNNNNNNNNNNNNNNNNNNNNNNNNNNNNNNNNNNNNNNNNNNNNNNNNNNNNNNNNNNNNNNNNNNNNNNNNNNNNNNNNNNNNNNNNNNNNNNNNNNNNNNNNNNNNNNNNNNNNNNNNNNNNNNNNNNNNNNNNNNNNNNNNNNNNNNNNNNNNNNNNNNNNNNNNNNNNNNNNNNNNNNNNNNNNNNNNNNNNNNNNNNNNNNNNNNNNNNNNNNNNNNNNNNNNNNNNNNNNNNNNNNNNNNNNNNNNNNNNNNNNNNNNNNNNNNNNNNNNNNNNNNNNNNNNNNNNNNNNNNNNNNNNNNNNNNNNNNNNNNNNNNNNNNNNNNNNNNNNNNNNNNNNNNNNNNNNNNNNNNNNNNNNNNNNNNNNNNNNNNNNNNNNNNNNNNNNNNNNNNNNNNNNNNNNNNNNNNNNNNNNNNNNNNNNNNNNNNNNNNNNNNNNNNNNNNNNNNNNNNNNNNNNNNNNNNNNNNNNNNNNNNNNNNNNNNNNNNNNNNNNNNNNNNNNNNNNNNNNNNNNNNNNNNNNNNNNNNNNNNNNNNNNNNNNNNNNNNNNNNNNNNNNNNNNNNNNNNNNNNNNNNNNNNNNNNNNNNNNNNNNNNNNNNNNNNNNNNNNNNNNNNNNNNNNNNNNNNNNNNNNNNNNNNNNNNNNNNNNNNNNNNNNNNNNNNNNNNNNNNNNNNNNNNNNNNNNNNNNNNNNNNNNNNNNNNNNNNNNNNNNNNNNNNNNNNNNNNNNNNNNNNNNNNNNNNNNNNNN
Proteins encoded in this window:
- the PPP1R11 gene encoding E3 ubiquitin-protein ligase PPP1R11 isoform X4 is translated as MRHTRKRRAGSGENRSLTIKLRKRKPEKKVEWTSDTVDNEHMGRRSSKCCCIYEKPRAFGESSTESDEEEEEGCGHTHCVRGHRKGRRRATLGPTPTTPPQPPDPSQPPPGPMQH
- the PPP1R11 gene encoding E3 ubiquitin-protein ligase PPP1R11 — its product is MAEAGAGLSETVTETTVTVTTEPENRSLTIKLRKRKPEKKVEWTSDTVDNEHMGRRSSKCCCIYEKPRAFGESSTESDEEEEEGCGHTHCVRGHRKGRRRATLGPTPTTPPQPPDPSQPPPGPMQH
- the RNF39 gene encoding RING finger protein 39 isoform X1, coding for MCGWRWRCESAASCERSWLSLGPVRGDAEGGASPPWAAWTCPERFEVPTSKSSNSEDDLPEDYPVVKKMLHRLTADLTLDPGTAHRRLLISADRRSVQLAPPGTPAPPDGPKRFDQLPAVLGAQGFGAGRHCWEVETADAASCRDSSGEDADDEESHYAVGAAGESVQRKGCVRLCPAGAVWAVEGRGGRLWALTAPEPTLLGGVEPPPRRIRVDLDWERGRVAFYDGRSLDLLYAFQAPGPLGERIFPLFCTCDPRAPLRIVPAES
- the RNF39 gene encoding RING finger protein 39 isoform 1 (isoform 1 is encoded by transcript variant 1); amino-acid sequence: MDAPELGPGLVERLEQLATCPLCGGSFEDPVLLACEHSFCRACLARRWGTPPATGTEASPTACPCCGLPCPRRSLRSNVRLAVEVRISRELREKLAEPGARAGRRRGGRIPTMGCLDLPGEDMRKTWRRFEVPTSKSSNSEDDLPEDYPVVKKMLHRLTADLTLDPGTAHRRLLISADRRSVQLAPPGTPAPPDGPKRFDQLPAVLGAQGFGAGRHCWEVETADAASCRDSSGEDADDEESHYAVGAAGESVQRKGCVRLCPAGAVWAVEGRGGRLWALTAPEPTLLGGVEPPPRRIRVDLDWERGRVAFYDGRSLDLLYAFQAPGPLGERIFPLFCTCDPRAPLRIVPAES
- the RNF39 gene encoding RING finger protein 39 isoform 2 (isoform 2 is encoded by transcript variant 2), with the protein product MDAPELGPGLVERLEQLATCPLCGGSFEDPVLLACEHSFCRACLARRWGTPPATGTEASPTACPCCGLPCPRRSLRSNVRLAVEVRISRELREKLAEPGARAGRRRGGRIPTMGCLDLPGEDMRKTWRRFEVPTSKSSNSEDDLPEDYPVVKKMLHRLTADLTLDPGTAHRRLLISADRRSVQLAPPGTPAPPDGPKRFDQLPAVLGAQGFGAGRHCWEVETADAASCRDSSGEDADDEESHYAVGAAGESVQRKGCAPGPLGERIFPLFCTCDPRAPLRIVPAES